A region of Odocoileus virginianus isolate 20LAN1187 ecotype Illinois chromosome 11, Ovbor_1.2, whole genome shotgun sequence DNA encodes the following proteins:
- the LAD1 gene encoding ladinin-1 — protein MSGSRKSWAALSSLTQQWTLEDEEEQERERRRRHRNLSFAADDEDLPARDKDPPAPERLLSVEEAEGPQPPAPDPRDEEDIQAVLRTRQERRQRRREAQEEARQPPPVPEEQVQLPPGRRLSPECSSAEGSLAGRVPVGSEKLSAEGKTLEPEASLDPETPSPSKCSVSQKIAVLEERAVSGKRAVPDKASISEKRLVSEKATVFKKTPAPETQLAPGRAVAPAQPQAREHPASVGRPSSPGGQRDAGPEKDPESSAGPLPRECGLPPVTLQVRTPCTEAEAEAPSPTRASPTFSSALQRSSPRTISFRMSPRRDSSEVALTRSASMRLPASSVKLGPKLERYHSAIQRSESVKCASPSRTEFLMAPVDVASKRHLFEKELVGQSREGPASSRKENLQLSGVVTSRLNLWISRTQESAQQGPQNQEMQRESAAGRRPQWRKKPEPPLGAEV, from the exons ATGTCGGGCAGCAGGAAGAGCTGGGCCGCTCTGTCCAG CCTGACCCAGCAGTGGACCCTGGAGGACGAGGAGGAACAGGAGCGAGAACGCCGGCGGCGACACCGGAACCTGAGCTTCGCCGCAGACGACGAGGATCTGCCCGCCCGGGACAAGGACCCACCGGCCCCCGAGAG GCTGCTGAGCGTGGAGGAAGCAGAGGGGCCCCAGCCACCGGCCCCAGACCCCAGAGATGAGGAGGACATCCAGGCTGTCCTGAGGACGCGGCAGGAGCGGAGGCAGAGGCGCCgggaggcccaggaggaggcCAGGCAGCCGCCCCCGGTGCCTGAGGAGCAGGTGCAGTTGCCGCCCGGCCGGAGACTGAGCCCGGAGTGCAGCTCCGcggaggggagcctggcaggcagggtGCCTGTGGGCTCCGAAAAGCTGTCTGCTGAGGGGAAGACACTTGAGCCGGAAGCGAGCCTGGACCCTGAGACCCCTAGCCCCAGTAAATGCTCCGTGTCCCAGAAGATCGCTGTGCTGGAGGAGAGAGCTGTCTCAGGAAAGAGGGCGGTTCCAGACAAAGCCAGCATCTCGGAGAAGAGACTGGTGTCTGAGAAAGCCACCGTCTTCAAGAAGACCCCGGCCCCCGAGACACAGCTGGCCCCAGGCAGGGCTGTGGCCCCAGCGCAACCCCAGGCCCGGGAGCACCCAGCCTCAGTGGGGCGCCCATCCAGCCCTGGGGGGCAGCGGGACGCTGGACCTGAGAAGGATCCCGAGTCCTCAGCGGGGCCTCTGCCCCGGGAGTGTGGCCTCCCGCCCGTCACTCTGCAG GTGAGGACGCCCTGCACGGAGGCCGAGGCCGAGGCCCCATCACCGACACGGGCCTCGCCCACCTTCAGCAGCGCCCTGCAGCGCTCCAGCCCCCGCACCATCTCCTTCCGG aTGAGCCCCCGGAGAGACAGCTCAGAGGTGGCCTTAACCCGCAG CGCCAGCATGAGGCTCCCGGCCAGCTCAGTCAAATTAGGCCCAAAGCTGGAGCGATACCACTCGGCCATACAG AGATCAGAGTCCGTCAAGTGTGCAAGCCCGTCCCGCACTGAGTTCCTCATGGCTCCTGTGGATGTCGCCAGCAAGCGCCACCTCTTTGAGAAAGAGCTGGTGGGCCAGAGCCGAGAAGGCCCAGCCTCCAGCCGCAAG GAGAACTTGCAGCTCTCGGGGGTGGTGACGTCACGGCTCAACCTGTGGATCAGCAGGACCCAGGAGTCAGCACAGCAGGGCCCTCAG AACCAGGAGATGCAGAGGGAGTCGGCAGCCGGCAGGAGGCCCCAGTGGAGGAAGAAGCCAGAGCCCCCGCTGGGTGCCGAG GTGTGA